A genomic segment from Candidatus Bathyarchaeum sp. encodes:
- a CDS encoding Trm112 family protein yields the protein MKKKLMDILACPIDKHYPLELHIFEENNEVAEGIIICPKCSRWYPIREEIPEMLPDELREEKDEMIFMKKWKQKFPKQILEEGKPFNLGK from the coding sequence ATGAAAAAGAAACTAATGGACATCCTAGCTTGTCCTATAGATAAACACTATCCTTTAGAGTTGCACATTTTTGAAGAAAACAACGAAGTCGCAGAAGGCATAATCATTTGTCCTAAATGCTCACGATGGTATCCTATACGCGAAGAAATCCCAGAGATGTTACCTGACGAACTGCGCGAAGAAAAAGATGAAATGATCTTCATGAAAAAATGGAAACAAAAATTCCCAAAACAAATACTAGAAGAAGGAAAACCCTTCAATCTAGGAAAATAA